The sequence ACCGCCGCCGAAGAACCCGCGCCCCTGCCCGTGAAGGTCTTCAAGGATCTGAAGGCGGGGCAGAAGAAGAACGTGGTCGTGTATGGCACCAGCCTCACGATCAAGGGTGCGTGGGCGCAGGCGCTGAAGGAATACTTCGATGCGAAGTTCCCCGGCCAGGTCACGTTCGTGAACGCCGCCAAGGCGGGCATGCACTCGAACTGGGGGGTCGAGAATTTCCAGAAGCGGGTGCTCGATGCCAAGCCGGACCTGCTCTTCATCGAGTTCTCGATGAACGACGCCGCCACCCCGAACAACGTCCCGCTGGAGAAGTCGAAAGCGAACCTCGACACCATGGTGAAGGCGGCCCGCCAGCAGAATCCGGACGTCGACATCGTGCTCCAGACGATGGACATCGCGTGGGACTCGCCGCGGGTGCCGGAAAAGAAATACGGCAGCGACCGCCCCGAACTCCCCGCCTACTACGAGGTGTACCGGAGCTACGCGCGCGATCACAAGCTGCCGCTGGTGGACAACTATCCGAACTGGCTGAAGATCCAGAAGGAGGAGCCGGAGCGCTACCAGAAGGCCGTGCCCGATGGCATCCACCCGAGCAGCACCAGCAGCCGCGGCATCACCTGGCCCGCCGTCGAGGCGCTGCTCGAAAAGGCCCGTGCCGCGGCTCCTTGACCAACCATTCCTCTCGAGGGTTGTTCGGACATTCTTTGGACAGAATGAACAGAATTTTCAGAATTAACGGTTGGCCGCTTCAGCTTTGAGGGCATCGATCCATTTCGATGCTTCATGTTAATTCTGCCAATTTTGTCAATTCTGTCTCCAGATGGCTCGATGTATCCATGACTCCCGCTTTTCGATGAAACCGTTCCTTTCAGTCGCCGCCCTGGTGGCGCTCATGTCAGTTGCCTCCGCCGAGGCCCCGCGCATCGCCCGATTCTCCGGCGACCGGGCCGCGGCGATCAGCTATACGTTCGACGATGGCCTCCGCGACCAATACACGCTGGCGGTGCCGATGCTCAACGAGGTCGGGTTCAAGGGCACGTTCTTCGTCATTCCGAAATCCGTGGCCGCCACCGTGGAGGACGCGGAGAAGCGGAAGGACGACAAACGCGCGTGGGGCACCATCACGTGGGACGAACTGCGGAAGATGGCCGCGCAGGGCCACGAGATCGGCAGCCACACCTGGTCCCACACCGGCGTCACCAAACAGACGCCGGAGCAGGTGGAGGAGGAACTGGTGAAATCCCGCGACGCGATCGCGAAGGAGATCGGCCGCCCGCCGCTCACGCTCGCTTTTCCTTTCAACCAGACCACGCCGGAGATCACTGCCGCCGCGTTGAAACACTACATCGCTTGCCGCGATTCGCAGCTCGGGGTCGGTGGAGAGCGGTCGACCGTCGAGTGGCTCGACAAGTGGACCGACCAGCAGGTGCGCGACCACAAGTGGGGCGTGGTGATGGCCCATGCGATCGGCAGCGGCTACTCTGCTTTCACCGATCCGGAGATCCTGCGCACCCACCTCCAGCACGTGAAGGCGCGGGAGAAGGAGATCTGGGTCGACACCTTCGCCAATGTGGCGCGCTACACGCGGGAACGTGATGAGGCGAAGCTGGTCCTTGCTGCCAGCGGCAAGGGGA comes from Luteolibacter sp. LG18 and encodes:
- a CDS encoding SGNH/GDSL hydrolase family protein codes for the protein MKYLCRFLLCCSLVSALGGIAPRATAAEEPAPLPVKVFKDLKAGQKKNVVVYGTSLTIKGAWAQALKEYFDAKFPGQVTFVNAAKAGMHSNWGVENFQKRVLDAKPDLLFIEFSMNDAATPNNVPLEKSKANLDTMVKAARQQNPDVDIVLQTMDIAWDSPRVPEKKYGSDRPELPAYYEVYRSYARDHKLPLVDNYPNWLKIQKEEPERYQKAVPDGIHPSSTSSRGITWPAVEALLEKARAAAP
- a CDS encoding polysaccharide deacetylase family protein, producing MKPFLSVAALVALMSVASAEAPRIARFSGDRAAAISYTFDDGLRDQYTLAVPMLNEVGFKGTFFVIPKSVAATVEDAEKRKDDKRAWGTITWDELRKMAAQGHEIGSHTWSHTGVTKQTPEQVEEELVKSRDAIAKEIGRPPLTLAFPFNQTTPEITAAALKHYIACRDSQLGVGGERSTVEWLDKWTDQQVRDHKWGVVMAHAIGSGYSAFTDPEILRTHLQHVKAREKEIWVDTFANVARYTRERDEAKLVLAASGKGSATFTLTSGLDAAVFNVPLTIVLDAAGATSAKAERKGGALPARVSGGVVQVDVTPGAEPVTVTWK